TTCCGATATTCTAACATACTACTTGCAATGTGAGCAATCATCTGTGAAAAAAGTCTCAATGCTTAGCAGGAGTTTTGCCCAATGAAGTCATTTTTGAATAAACAGGGTCATTTGCAAGAGAGAATTCCGTTCCTCCGCTCTACTATAATAAATTCATCCAGAACAAGTAGAGTGAGGTTAGAACTTATGGCAAATCCTGCACCACAAGCTATGAACACCAAGCTAGCGACACCGCACCAGGGCCGTTTCGGCCGTCTGCTGCACAATATCGTGCGATACCGGGTGCTGCTGCTGATGCTGCTGCCCACATCGATTATCTTTTTCATCAACTGCTATATTCCGATGTTCGGATTATTCATCGCATTCAAGAACATCAACTACATTGACGGCATTATGGGCAGTCCCTGGGCCGGGCTCGATAACTTCCGGTTCCTCTTCGCCACCTCCGATGCTCTGCGGGTAACCATCAACACCGTGGGGTACAATGTGGTCTTCATTATCTCAGGCCTTATTCTCTCCGTCTCGCTGGCCATTGCAATCAATGAGGTGCGAAGCAAGCTGGCTTCGAAGTTCTTCCAGACCGTGATGATTATGCCGAACTTCCTGTCCATGGTCGTGGTCAGCTTCATCGTCTATGCCTTCCTGCACCCGGAGTACGGCTTCCTGGTCAAGCATATTCTGCCAATGTTCGGCTACTCCTCGGTGAACGCTTATATGCATCCTAACGCATGGCCTTACATTCTGTGGATCACCAAGATGTGGCATTCTATCGGGATCGGCAGTGTCATCTACCTTGCAGCCATCACCGGCATCAGCGAAGAATTGTATGAGGCTGCGGTGATGGACGGGGCCAGCAAATGGAAGCAGATCACCAAGATTACCCTGCCGCTGCTTACGCCGATCATGGTGATTCTCACGATTCTTAACATGGGCGGCATCTTCCGCTCTGACTTCGGGCTGTTCTACCATGTGACCCTGGACTCCGGTGCGCTGCGCTCGACTACGGACGTCATCGACACCTATGTCTACCGGGGCCTGATCCAGCTCAACGACCTGGGGATGTCCTCAGCGGCGAACTTCTATCAGTCCATCGTCGGCTTCTTCCTGGTCATAGGCGCGAACGCTCTGGCCCGCAAGCTGAACCGCGATACGGCTCTTTTCTAGAAACGGAGGATTCTAATGACTACTGCATCCCGAACCAGCGCTTACGCCAAGGGCTCTACCACCGCCCAGATTATACTTCATGTGTTCTTCATCGCCTTCAGCCTGGCGTGTATCCTGCCGATCCTGCTCATTGTTGCCATCTCCTTAACAAACGAGAAGACATTGACGCTGCAGGGATACAAATTCTGGCCCGATCATATCGACGCATCCGCGTACCAATATCTGTTCAAGCATTCGGAGACACTAGTTAAAGCGTATGGCGTCAGCCTGACCGTTACCCTTATTGGGACTGTTCTGGCCGTGCTGCTGATTGCGCTATATGCGTACCCGCTTTACCGGAAGGATTTTCCTTTTAAAAAGACATTCAATTTCTACCTGCTGATCACCATGCTGTTCTCGGGAGGGCTTGTCCCCTTCTATCTACTGTACGTGAACTATCTCGATCTGAAGGACTCGCTGGTTGCGCTGATTCTGCCCGGCCTGTCCAATGCCTTCTATATCTTCATTACCCGCACCTTCTTCCAGCAGACGATCCCGGAGGAGATGATTGAATCCGGCAAGCTTGACGGGGCTTCGGAATGGCGGATATTCTTCCAGCTGGTGCTGCCGATCTCTCTGCCTGTGCTGGCTACGATTGGTCTGTTCACAACGCTGATGTACTGGAATGACTGGTTCAACTCCATGCTGTTCATTAATGACACCGACAAGTTCTCCCTGCAATACGTCATGATTCAGATGATCCGCCAGGCGGAATTCTTCAAAACCCAACTTGCAGGCAGCGGTGTCGCCCTGATGGTACAGGAATCCGTTCCGACCGAAAGTCTGCGGATGGCTATGGTCGTGCTGTCGATTGGTCCGATTCTATTCATCTATCCGTTCTTCCAGAAGTACTTCACCAAGGGCCTTACTATAGGGGCAATCAAAGGTTAAGCGGTCTGACTCTGGCGTAAATGCCGGTTAGAATATATGATCTAATTATCATTCGAGGAGGTTCATACAAATGAGAACAACAAGAAGCTCGGGCACGGTGCTTGCCGCTCTGACTGCCGTGATACTGGGCATTACCGGATGCGGCGGGGGCAATTCAGGTGCATCCGCCCCGTCCAAGGCAGAATCGACAGCAGCAGCTACAACAGCAGGCACGGAAGGCAGCACGAATCCTGACACCTCAACGTTCCGGAAGCTGAAAGTGTACACGGTCGGGAATTTCCCGCAGAATGATACCAAGGCAGTTGTAGATGAGATCAATAAGTATCTCAAAGAGAAAATCAACGCCGAGATTGACTTCCAGGGACTCCCTTGGTCCTCATGGGCCGAGAAGATGGCACTGGCCTATCAATCCGGTGAACAGGTCGATCTGACCTTCGCCCCCAACTGGGCCGACTTCGCCAATAACGTAGCCAAGGGCGCGTTCCTTCCGCTGGATGATCTGTTAGCCAAATATGGACAAGGCATCAAGGATACCCTTGATCCCCGCTTCCTTGACGGCGGAACCGTAGACGGCAAAATCTATGCGATTCCTACCAATAAAGAAATCGGCGAGAGCCATACTATTATGTTCCGCAAGGATCTGGTGGATAAATACGGATTCGATGTGAACTCGATTGCGACGCTGGAGGATCTGGAGCCATGGCTGCAGACGATCAAGGAGAAGGAACCGGCCATCGCGCCCATCTGGCTCTCCGGCAGCGGCTCGGATACCCTGGGCTACTTCGACAAGACCAAAGAGAGCATGAAAGAGAACTTCCGTTATGAGCTGGTGGCCGGCGCTCCTGCCGGGATCGTCCTTGATACCAAGACCGATAAGATGGTGATCAGCTCGATGGAGTCCGACACCGCAATCTACCGGATGAAGCTCTACGGCGACTGGTTCAGCAAAGGCTACATCAATAAAGATGCTGCAACGACCAAAACCAGCACTGAAGACGCTTTCAAGGCAGGCAAGACCTGGATGAAATTCGGTTCAGACAAACCGGATTCCGACAAGGAAGATTCCATTGCCACCGGCATTGAGCTGGTGAAGCTGAAGGGGAATGAACCCGAGATCAGTACAGCCAGCGTCAGCAACTCCATGATGGCCATCGGACGCACCTCGATTGATCCCGAGCGGACCATGATGCTGCTGAACCTGCTGCACACCGACCCGGTTCTGGTCAATCTGATTGATTTCGGGGTGGACGGCAAGCAGTATGTCAAGGTAGAAGGCAAGGACAACTTCATCAAGCTGCCTGACGGCATTGCTACACGCGCCGATACAGGTTGGGCACCTGGAATTGAATGGATGTTCGGTAACCAGAGCCTGACCTATCTGTGGGAAGGCGAAAGTGCCGACAAGTGGGAGAAGTTCAAGGCTTATAACGAGAGCGCCCATAAGGTGAAGTCCTTCGGCTTCAACTTCAATACCGACGCTGTCAAAACACAGGTCTCTGTGGTCAGCAATATTATCAAGGAATTCCGCCCGCTGCTGGAAACGGGCAGCCTGGGAGTAGACAAGGTGCTGACGGAATACAATAATAAGCTGAAGGCTAACGGCATTGAGGATATCCGTGCCGAGGTTCAGAAGCAATATGATGCCTGGAAGGCCAAACAATCCTAAACAAACAAGTGGAAACGACTATGCCGTCCTTTTAAGGACGGCACCCGTTTCAGCGAGAAATATAAGGATAAGTTGTCGTGTGGAACATACAAATTCTTATATTTTAAGCTAAGGGGAAGGACGGATGCCGTCCTTCCCCTTTCCTGCCGCTCAGGCTGAATGTACCTAAGGATAAGGGGGAAGACTGTGAAACTATCATTGCGATTCAAAGTGAGTGCCCTTGTCTTGCTGCTGGTCACGCCGCTGTTCCTCTTTCTCTCCTACACCAATCTCTATTCGACCAACATTGTCCGGGAGAAGGTGGCGAAGTCTGCCTCGGACACGTTGACCCTGCACTTAGGTACACTCGATGAGCTGCTGGAGCAGACCAGCCATTATCTACTGCGCACCGCCAATGAGAACATGCTGCTGGAGCTCTATTCCGACAGCGGCCCCGACAGCGTCAATTATTACCTGTCCATCCGCAAGCTGATGGACCAGTGGTACAGCGATGTCAGTTACTACACCATTATCCGCAGTGTGTTCGTCTACCATCAGGAACG
This genomic interval from Paenibacillus sp. FSL H8-0332 contains the following:
- a CDS encoding ABC transporter permease subunit — its product is MNTKLATPHQGRFGRLLHNIVRYRVLLLMLLPTSIIFFINCYIPMFGLFIAFKNINYIDGIMGSPWAGLDNFRFLFATSDALRVTINTVGYNVVFIISGLILSVSLAIAINEVRSKLASKFFQTVMIMPNFLSMVVVSFIVYAFLHPEYGFLVKHILPMFGYSSVNAYMHPNAWPYILWITKMWHSIGIGSVIYLAAITGISEELYEAAVMDGASKWKQITKITLPLLTPIMVILTILNMGGIFRSDFGLFYHVTLDSGALRSTTDVIDTYVYRGLIQLNDLGMSSAANFYQSIVGFFLVIGANALARKLNRDTALF
- a CDS encoding carbohydrate ABC transporter permease produces the protein MTTASRTSAYAKGSTTAQIILHVFFIAFSLACILPILLIVAISLTNEKTLTLQGYKFWPDHIDASAYQYLFKHSETLVKAYGVSLTVTLIGTVLAVLLIALYAYPLYRKDFPFKKTFNFYLLITMLFSGGLVPFYLLYVNYLDLKDSLVALILPGLSNAFYIFITRTFFQQTIPEEMIESGKLDGASEWRIFFQLVLPISLPVLATIGLFTTLMYWNDWFNSMLFINDTDKFSLQYVMIQMIRQAEFFKTQLAGSGVALMVQESVPTESLRMAMVVLSIGPILFIYPFFQKYFTKGLTIGAIKG
- a CDS encoding ABC transporter substrate-binding protein, whose amino-acid sequence is MRTTRSSGTVLAALTAVILGITGCGGGNSGASAPSKAESTAAATTAGTEGSTNPDTSTFRKLKVYTVGNFPQNDTKAVVDEINKYLKEKINAEIDFQGLPWSSWAEKMALAYQSGEQVDLTFAPNWADFANNVAKGAFLPLDDLLAKYGQGIKDTLDPRFLDGGTVDGKIYAIPTNKEIGESHTIMFRKDLVDKYGFDVNSIATLEDLEPWLQTIKEKEPAIAPIWLSGSGSDTLGYFDKTKESMKENFRYELVAGAPAGIVLDTKTDKMVISSMESDTAIYRMKLYGDWFSKGYINKDAATTKTSTEDAFKAGKTWMKFGSDKPDSDKEDSIATGIELVKLKGNEPEISTASVSNSMMAIGRTSIDPERTMMLLNLLHTDPVLVNLIDFGVDGKQYVKVEGKDNFIKLPDGIATRADTGWAPGIEWMFGNQSLTYLWEGESADKWEKFKAYNESAHKVKSFGFNFNTDAVKTQVSVVSNIIKEFRPLLETGSLGVDKVLTEYNNKLKANGIEDIRAEVQKQYDAWKAKQS